In Helianthus annuus cultivar XRQ/B chromosome 3, HanXRQr2.0-SUNRISE, whole genome shotgun sequence, a single window of DNA contains:
- the LOC110928812 gene encoding auxin response factor 5 isoform X1: MWWWLGSVRRLGGPRCVAVKLKMECSGLWLKMARPRKFVLYSRLNEAKEKYSDGWLCFWTSPSEFVIPLAKYYKAVYSNQISLGMWFQMMFETKESGTRMYMGTIISDLNGVRWKNSQWRNLQLYS, encoded by the exons ATGTGGTGGTGGTTAGGCAGTGTGAGACGATTAGGTGGCCCACGGTGTGTAGCTGTGAAGTTGAAGATGGAGTGCTCAGGGCTGTGGTTGAAAATGGCTAGACCTAGAAAATTC GTGTTATATTCGAGATTAAATGAGGCAAAGGAAAAATATTCTGATGGATGGCTTTGTTTTTG gACTAGCCCATCAGAATTTGTAATTCCATTAGCCAAGTACTATAAAGCAGTCTACAGTAACCAGATATCTCTTGGCATGTGGTTCCAAATGATGTTCGAGACTAAAGAATCGGGAACAAGAAT GTATATGGGTACGATTATTAGTGATCTGAATGGTGTTCGATGGAAGAACTCGCAATGGCGTAACCTACAG CTATACAGTTAA
- the LOC110928812 gene encoding auxin response factor 5 isoform X2: protein MWWWLGSVRRLGGPRCVAVKLKMECSGLWLKMARPRKFVSVHVTSPSEFVIPLAKYYKAVYSNQISLGMWFQMMFETKESGTRMYMGTIISDLNGVRWKNSQWRNLQLYS, encoded by the exons ATGTGGTGGTGGTTAGGCAGTGTGAGACGATTAGGTGGCCCACGGTGTGTAGCTGTGAAGTTGAAGATGGAGTGCTCAGGGCTGTGGTTGAAAATGGCTAGACCTAGAAAATTCGTCAGTGTTCATGT gACTAGCCCATCAGAATTTGTAATTCCATTAGCCAAGTACTATAAAGCAGTCTACAGTAACCAGATATCTCTTGGCATGTGGTTCCAAATGATGTTCGAGACTAAAGAATCGGGAACAAGAAT GTATATGGGTACGATTATTAGTGATCTGAATGGTGTTCGATGGAAGAACTCGCAATGGCGTAACCTACAG CTATACAGTTAA